TCGGGGACCAGATAGCTCTCCCGCGCCGGCGACGGGCCTATCAGGATGGCGACGTCGGCCTCCATCACGAACGGGGCCTCGGCGTCCGCCTCGGAATAGACCGCGATCGTCCGCACGCCCAGCTCACGGGCGGTGCGGATGATCCGACGGGCGATTTCGCCGCGATTGGCGATGAGGACGGACGAGATCAAGACGGCATTCCTAGATCTGCGCCAGGGCCAGAAGCGCCAGGCCGGCGAGCAGGAGGGAGAACGACAGGACGGTCACGAACCAGACGATCAGCGTCTTGAGGAACGCGCCGACGATGCTGGAACCATAGGCCCCGTGCAGGGTCTGGAACAGGTTGATCGGGGTCCACAGCGTCAGCAGCCCGAACCACCAGGGCTTGAGCACGTCGGGCAGGACCAGGCCCAGGGCGTTGGTCAGGAACGCGAACGACAGCAGGTTCATCGCCACCAGCAGGTGGTCGTAGATGAAGTACTTGGGCTTGTTGCGATAGACCAGGGCCAGGGCCAGGCCGACGATCGGCAGCAGCAGCACCGCCATGCGGTGGCCCCAGGTGAACAGCACCATCTGGTAGAATTCAGGGTTCTCGCGCGCCTTGGCGATGCTCTCCTTCAGCCAGCCGCCGCTCCAGCGGAGGGCCTTGGACGGATCGTGCCCCTGGGCCCTGGCGTCGTTGATCGCGGCCTGGGCCTCGGGCGGCAGGGGCGCGGCGCCCTGCGAGACATGCCCGTCGTCATGGATCGTCACGCCCGAGATCTCGCCGTTCAGCGACAGGGCCCGGATCTTCGCGGCCTCGGCCTTGCGGGCCTCCTCCTCCGTCAGCCCCATGTCCTCGGGCAGCTTGCCGGCGGCGATCTGGTCGGCCTTGGCGACATCCTCGGCGTAGTGGGCCTGGGCCTTGGCGACGGCTTCCTGATAGTCGGCGGGCGCCTTGGCGACGGCCTCCTGGTAGCGCGCCAGGGCCTTGGCCCGACCCTCGTCGGGATCCTTCAGCGTCTCGTCGCGGTCCTTGGCGGCCTCGGCCAGGGCCGCGTCGCGCTCGTCGGCGGCGTCCTTCAGGCGGCTGTCGCGATCCTGGACGGCCTCGACGCGCAGGCGGGCAGCCTCCTTGGCGCGGCCTTCCGGCGTGGCTAGTTCGGCGGCCTTCAGCTCGCGCTCGTGGGCGGCCTTGTGCTGGGCGCTGTGGATCGCGTGCTCGGCCGCGAAGATGAACAGCAGCAGGGCCACCAGGAAGGTGCGGAACGGCGGCACGTGCCGCACGATCCGGCCTTCCATATAGTCCTTGGCCAGGCCGCCCGGCTTCAGGAACAGGGCCGGCAGGGTCAGGGCCAGGCGGCCGTCGAGGTGGAACATCCCCTCGATCGCCTCCCAGATCAGGTGGCCGATCGAGCGGTGATGGGTGTCGGCGTTCTGGCCGCAGGCGTGGCAGTACGGACCTTCCAGCGTCGCCCCGCAATTGGCGCAAGGCTGGCCGACGCCTTCGAAGGCGTGCTTCCTGCGCCGCTTGAAGAACTCGCCCAGCGAATCCGCCGCCGCGGCTTCCATTTCGCCCGTCATCTCGCCCCCTACTCGACTCTAGATCGTCCAGCCGGGTTTACGGCGTTCGAGGAACGCGCGCACGCCTTCTTGACCTTCGTCGGACACGCGGCGGCGGGCGATGCGTTTTGCCGTCTCGTCGATCAGGCCCCGGTCGATCTTTTGGCCGACGAAGTCGTTGACCAGGGCCTTGGCGTCGCCGATCGCCCCTGGGGCGCAGACCGCGATCTCCTCGATCAACGCGTCCTGGGCGGCGACCAGGCCGGCGGCGTCATCGAACACCTCGTCGACCAGGCCGTAGCTCCAGGCCTGATCGGCGTCGAACACCCGTCCGGTGGCGAACAGCAGCTTGGCGGTGCGCGGCCCCAGGGCGGCGATCACATAGGGGCTGATGGTGGCCGGGGTCAGGCCGAGCTTGACCTCGGAGAAGGCGAACTTGGCGTCAGCCGTGGCCAGGGCGTGATCGCAAGCGGCCACAAGCCCCGCCCCGCCGCCGAACGCCGGCCCCTCGACCAGGGCCACGGTCAGGGCTGGGATATCGTGCAGGGCCTTGAGCATGTTGGCCAGGCCCAGGGCGTCGTCGCGGTTGTCGTCCTCGCTCCAGTCGGCGGCGGCCTTCATCCACTCCAGGTCGGCCCCGGCGCAGAACGCCCCGCCCACCCCGCGCAGGAAGACGATCCGCACGCCCTCGGCGCCCTGCAGGGTCTCGAAGGCCTGGTGCAGGCCGGCGATGGTCGCCGCGTCGAAGGCGTTCTTCTTGGCCGGCCGGTTGATCCAGACGGTGACCGCGCCGCTGGGCGTGGAGTCCAGATGCACCAGCGGCGTCATCGCGTCGGTGTCGGGAACCTCGACGAGGGGATCGGCGATGGGGTTGGTCATGGCTTGCCCTTTTCGGCTTACATCCGGAAGACGCCGAAGGTGGTCTCGGGGATCGGGGCGTTGAGGCTGGCGCTGATCGCCAGGCCCAGCACGTCGCGGGTCTGGGCGGGGTCGATGATCCCATCGTCCCAGAGGCGCGCGGTGGCGTGGTAGGGATCGCCCTCTTCCTCGTAGCGCTGGCGGATCGGGGCCTTGAAGGCTTCCTCGTCCTCGACGGCCCAGGTCTCGCCCTTGGCCTCCAGGCCGTCGCGCTTGATGGTCGACAGTACGCTGGCCGCCTGCTCGCCGCCCATCACGCTGATGCGACTGTTGGGCCAGGTGAACAGGAAGCGCGGGCTGTAGGCGCGGCCGCACATGCCGTAGTTGCCGGCCCCGAAGGAGCCGCCGATCAGCACCGTGAACTTCGGCACCTCGGCCGAGGCGACCGCCGTGACCAGCTTGGCGCCGTCCTTGGCGATCCCGCCGGCCTCATATTTTCCGCCGACCATGAAGCCCGAGATGTTCTGCAGAAACACCAACGGAATCTTGCGCTTGCAGGCCAGTTCTATGAAGTGCGCGCCCTTGACGGCGCTCTCGCTGAACAGCACGCCGTTATTGGCCAGGATCGCCACCGGCTGGCCCCAGATGCGGGCGAAACCGCAGACCAGGGTCGTGCCGTACAGCGCCTTGAACTCGTCGAATTCGCTGCCGTCGACGATGCGGGCGATGACCTCGCGCACGTCGTAGGGCGCGCGCACGTCGGTCGGCACGACGCCGTACAGATCTTCGGCGTCGAACAGCGGCGGCTTGCTGTCGCGGATCTCGATCTCGGCCCGCTTGGTGGTGTTGAGGTTGGCGACGATCGAGCGGACGATCTCCAGCGCGTGCTCGTCGTCGTTGGCCACATGGTCGACCACGCCCGAGCGCCGGCCGTGCGTATCGGCGCCGCCCAGTTCCTCGGCCGAGATGATCTCGCCGGTCGCGGCCTTCACCAGCGGCGGACCGGCCAGGAAGATGGTGCCCTGGTCGCGGACGATCACCGTCTCGTCGCTCATGGCGGGGACGTAGGCGCCGCCGGCGGTGCACGAGCCCATGACGCAGGCGATCTGGGCGATGCCCGCCGCGCTCATCCGGGCCTGGTTGAAGAAGATGCGGCCGAAGTGGTCGCGGTCGGGAAACACCTCGGCCTGGTGCGGCAGGTTCGCCCCGCCGCTGTCGACCAGATAGACGCACGGCAGCCGGTTCTGCTGGGCGATCTCTTGGGCCCGCAGATGCTTCTTCACGGTCATCGGGAAATAGGCCCCGCCCTTCACCGTGGCGTCGTTGGCGACGATCATCACCTCGCGGCCCGACACCCGGCCGATGCCGGTGATCACGCCGGCGCCGGGCG
The window above is part of the Caulobacter soli genome. Proteins encoded here:
- a CDS encoding DUF3667 domain-containing protein yields the protein MTGEMEAAAADSLGEFFKRRRKHAFEGVGQPCANCGATLEGPYCHACGQNADTHHRSIGHLIWEAIEGMFHLDGRLALTLPALFLKPGGLAKDYMEGRIVRHVPPFRTFLVALLLFIFAAEHAIHSAQHKAAHERELKAAELATPEGRAKEAARLRVEAVQDRDSRLKDAADERDAALAEAAKDRDETLKDPDEGRAKALARYQEAVAKAPADYQEAVAKAQAHYAEDVAKADQIAAGKLPEDMGLTEEEARKAEAAKIRALSLNGEISGVTIHDDGHVSQGAAPLPPEAQAAINDARAQGHDPSKALRWSGGWLKESIAKARENPEFYQMVLFTWGHRMAVLLLPIVGLALALVYRNKPKYFIYDHLLVAMNLLSFAFLTNALGLVLPDVLKPWWFGLLTLWTPINLFQTLHGAYGSSIVGAFLKTLIVWFVTVLSFSLLLAGLALLALAQI
- a CDS encoding enoyl-CoA hydratase-related protein; translated protein: MTNPIADPLVEVPDTDAMTPLVHLDSTPSGAVTVWINRPAKKNAFDAATIAGLHQAFETLQGAEGVRIVFLRGVGGAFCAGADLEWMKAAADWSEDDNRDDALGLANMLKALHDIPALTVALVEGPAFGGGAGLVAACDHALATADAKFAFSEVKLGLTPATISPYVIAALGPRTAKLLFATGRVFDADQAWSYGLVDEVFDDAAGLVAAQDALIEEIAVCAPGAIGDAKALVNDFVGQKIDRGLIDETAKRIARRRVSDEGQEGVRAFLERRKPGWTI
- a CDS encoding carboxyl transferase domain-containing protein; translated protein: MPKMNTGIDKNGETFAKNAAHNRALAQTLRERVAQAALGGPETARKRHAARGKLLPRQRVERLLDPGSPFLEIGQLAACDLYNGEAPGAGVITGIGRVSGREVMIVANDATVKGGAYFPMTVKKHLRAQEIAQQNRLPCVYLVDSGGANLPHQAEVFPDRDHFGRIFFNQARMSAAGIAQIACVMGSCTAGGAYVPAMSDETVIVRDQGTIFLAGPPLVKAATGEIISAEELGGADTHGRRSGVVDHVANDDEHALEIVRSIVANLNTTKRAEIEIRDSKPPLFDAEDLYGVVPTDVRAPYDVREVIARIVDGSEFDEFKALYGTTLVCGFARIWGQPVAILANNGVLFSESAVKGAHFIELACKRKIPLVFLQNISGFMVGGKYEAGGIAKDGAKLVTAVASAEVPKFTVLIGGSFGAGNYGMCGRAYSPRFLFTWPNSRISVMGGEQAASVLSTIKRDGLEAKGETWAVEDEEAFKAPIRQRYEEEGDPYHATARLWDDGIIDPAQTRDVLGLAISASLNAPIPETTFGVFRM